In Drosophila innubila isolate TH190305 chromosome 2R unlocalized genomic scaffold, UK_Dinn_1.0 1_C_2R, whole genome shotgun sequence, the following are encoded in one genomic region:
- the LOC117783351 gene encoding uncharacterized protein LOC117783351, producing MGKYVLIAVALVCLQLPAMQATLYEAFDFSNVDLVNFEYFKNLASQDPRTAAQANPLLEHFQKKKAVLDYIERLFFGNSPFQQPSEIPFDPHFGRAWRPTYERKFGRRGERLIAALGSGGAAIREVLVPQIRYHRYYKPS from the exons ATGGGCAAATACGTCTTAATTGCAGTCGCTTTAGTG TGTCTGCAGCTGCCGGCGATGCAAGCGACGCTTTACGAGGCCTTCGATTTTTCCAACGTCGATTTGGTGAATTTTGAATACTTTAAGAATCTGGCATCTCAGGATCCACGCACCGCAGCTCAAGCAAATCCCCTACTGGAACACTTTCAGAAAAAGAAAGCCGTTTTGGATTATATAGAGCGTTTGTTCTTTGGAAATTCTCCTTTCCAGCAACCCAGCGAAATTCCCTTCGATCCACATTTTGGACGCGCCTGGCGGCCAACATATGAACGAAAATTTGGACGGCGGGGCGAGCGTTTAATTGCGGCTCTAGGCTCTGGTGGAGCCGCCATTCGAGAAGTTTTGGTACCACAAATTCGATACCATCGATATTACAAGcctagttaa